One region of Yersinia bercovieri ATCC 43970 genomic DNA includes:
- a CDS encoding fimbrial biogenesis chaperone, producing MFNTPSYRYLFATLLMFMGISFANASVVMGGSRIIYSAGEKEHSVQLTNNDNFPNAVQVWLDSGDATSTPETGKAPFLVTPPFFRIEANVGQTLRLKYTGSGLPTNKESVFYLNFLQVPPVNKAEKNNKMLVLLRNRIKVFYRPEAIVGKVDQVPSALTFSVRQQGSNVVVTGKNPTGFFATIASGEVVGSGKNLKMKSEMIPPMSQVEWVIPNSSAPANPVINFRLVNDFGGQDAGTYRI from the coding sequence ATGTTTAATACACCTAGCTATCGTTATCTGTTCGCCACTTTATTAATGTTTATGGGTATCTCTTTTGCCAACGCCAGTGTCGTCATGGGCGGCAGCCGTATTATATATTCGGCGGGTGAAAAGGAGCACAGCGTACAATTAACCAATAATGACAATTTTCCTAATGCTGTTCAGGTTTGGTTAGACAGTGGTGACGCTACATCAACTCCTGAAACGGGCAAAGCGCCGTTTCTCGTCACCCCTCCCTTCTTTCGAATTGAAGCCAATGTAGGCCAGACATTACGACTGAAATATACCGGCAGTGGTCTACCAACAAATAAAGAATCTGTATTTTATCTTAATTTTTTGCAGGTGCCGCCCGTCAATAAAGCAGAGAAAAACAATAAAATGTTAGTCCTGCTACGTAACCGTATTAAAGTATTTTATCGGCCGGAAGCTATTGTTGGTAAAGTTGATCAAGTTCCCAGTGCGCTGACATTCAGTGTCCGTCAACAAGGCAGTAATGTGGTTGTCACCGGAAAAAATCCAACCGGTTTCTTTGCCACTATTGCCAGCGGTGAAGTGGTTGGGAGCGGTAAAAACCTTAAAATGAAATCAGAGATGATCCCACCCATGTCTCAGGTTGAATGGGTTATTCCAAATTCATCAGCGCCAGCTAATCCAGTTATTAATTTTCGACTAGTGAATGATTTCGGTGGACAAGATGCCGGTACTTATCGGATTTAA
- a CDS encoding fimbrial protein → MNKITLAMALFAASTTASMAASNNTITFQGEVTAQTCSVTVNGLEANPMVLLPTVSSADLDTTGKTAGKTTFTLGVSGCAPDSSDVDIKTVFVGNQVTTSGNLKNTGTAANVELQLLKDTTTTTGIDLNSGLPQEGIVLKANQTSAEHDFAVQYLATGQAAPGSVIASVQYAVSYL, encoded by the coding sequence ATGAATAAGATTACTTTGGCTATGGCATTATTCGCAGCATCTACAACTGCTTCAATGGCAGCAAGCAATAATACAATTACTTTCCAAGGCGAAGTCACTGCACAAACTTGTTCAGTTACTGTAAATGGTCTTGAAGCTAACCCAATGGTTTTATTGCCGACAGTATCAAGTGCTGACCTAGATACCACAGGTAAAACCGCAGGTAAAACAACCTTTACTCTGGGTGTGTCTGGTTGTGCACCAGATTCTTCTGATGTTGATATCAAAACTGTTTTCGTTGGTAATCAAGTGACCACTTCTGGTAACTTAAAAAATACCGGCACAGCGGCAAATGTTGAGCTTCAATTATTGAAAGACACAACAACAACAACAGGTATTGATTTGAATAGTGGTTTGCCGCAAGAAGGTATTGTATTGAAAGCAAACCAGACATCAGCAGAGCATGATTTTGCGGTTCAGTACCTTGCTACTGGGCAAGCAGCACCGGGTTCTGTGATTGCATCTGTACAATATGCGGTTTCTTACCTGTAA
- the ppiC gene encoding peptidylprolyl isomerase PpiC yields MANKASALHILVDDEKQANDILAQLNNGADFQELAKKFSNCPSKRNGGDLGEFNKGDMVPAFDKAVFSCELLQPYGPVKTQFGYHIIKVLYRN; encoded by the coding sequence ATGGCAAACAAAGCTTCTGCGCTACACATTCTGGTAGATGATGAAAAGCAGGCAAACGATATTCTGGCACAGTTGAATAACGGTGCAGATTTCCAAGAGTTGGCGAAAAAATTCTCCAACTGCCCATCAAAACGTAATGGCGGCGATCTGGGCGAGTTCAATAAAGGGGATATGGTCCCGGCATTCGATAAAGCGGTCTTCAGCTGCGAACTGCTGCAACCTTATGGCCCGGTAAAAACTCAGTTCGGTTATCACATTATTAAAGTGCTATATCGGAACTAA
- the rep gene encoding DNA helicase Rep, translating to MRLNPSQQQAVEFVTGPCLVLAGAGSGKTRVITNKIAHLIRQCGYQPKHIAAVTFTNKAAREMKERVSQTLGRKESRGLMIATFHTLGLEIIKKEYAALGMKSNFSLFDAQDQLGLLKDLTHKWLEDDKTLLQQLISQISNWKNDLLDPAAAAAQARSERDKLFVHCYGLYDAHLKACNVLDFDDLISLPTLLLQNNLAVRERWQNRLRYLLVDEYQDTNTSQYHMVKLLVGSRARFTVVGDDDQSIYSWRGARPQNLVLLNEDFPQLQVIKLEQNYRSSGRILKAANILIANNPHVFEKKLFSELEYGDELKVITANNEDHEAERVVGELIAHHFVKKTQYSDYAILYRGNHQSRLFEKLLMQNRIPYRISGGDSFFSRPEIKDLLAYLRVLTNQDDDSAFMRIVNTPKREIGSATIQKLGEWAKVRDKSLFRASFDLGLGEHLKGRGLESLQRFTHWMEAIIRLVEREPVAAVRDLIHGIDYESWLFETSPSPKAAEMRMKNVNLLFSWMTEMLEGSELNEPMSLTQVVTRFTLRDMMERGESDGELDQVQLMTLHASKGLEFPYVFLVGMEEGLLPHQSSIDEDNVDEERRLAYVGITRAQRELFFTLCKERRQYGELIRPEPSRFLMELPQDDLKWDNERQVVSPQERMQKGQSHLANIRAQLANAKKQ from the coding sequence ATGCGATTAAATCCCAGCCAACAACAAGCCGTCGAATTTGTCACCGGACCCTGCCTGGTGTTGGCCGGTGCGGGATCGGGTAAAACCCGGGTGATCACCAACAAGATAGCCCATCTGATCCGCCAGTGCGGTTATCAGCCAAAGCATATTGCCGCGGTGACCTTTACCAATAAAGCTGCACGTGAGATGAAAGAGCGTGTCTCTCAGACACTGGGGCGCAAAGAGTCCCGTGGTTTGATGATTGCGACCTTTCATACATTGGGGTTGGAAATCATCAAAAAAGAGTATGCGGCGCTGGGGATGAAGTCTAACTTCTCGCTGTTTGATGCGCAGGATCAACTGGGATTATTGAAAGATCTGACCCACAAGTGGCTGGAAGACGATAAAACCTTACTGCAACAACTGATATCACAGATCTCCAACTGGAAGAATGATCTGCTTGATCCCGCCGCCGCTGCCGCACAGGCGCGATCCGAGCGCGATAAGTTGTTTGTTCACTGTTATGGCTTATATGACGCCCATTTGAAAGCTTGTAATGTGCTGGACTTTGATGATCTTATCTCCCTGCCGACGTTACTGCTGCAAAATAATCTGGCAGTGCGGGAGCGTTGGCAAAATCGCCTGCGTTACCTATTAGTAGATGAATACCAAGATACCAATACTAGCCAATATCATATGGTGAAATTGCTGGTGGGCAGTCGGGCGCGCTTTACCGTGGTGGGTGATGATGACCAATCGATCTACTCATGGCGTGGGGCGCGACCCCAAAATCTGGTGCTGCTGAATGAAGATTTCCCGCAGTTGCAGGTGATTAAGCTGGAGCAGAACTACCGCTCCTCGGGCCGGATTCTAAAAGCGGCGAATATTCTGATCGCCAATAACCCCCACGTTTTTGAAAAGAAGCTCTTTTCTGAGCTGGAGTATGGTGACGAGTTAAAAGTCATCACTGCCAATAATGAAGATCATGAGGCCGAGCGCGTGGTTGGTGAGCTTATCGCCCATCATTTTGTTAAAAAGACGCAATACAGTGACTATGCCATTTTGTATCGTGGTAACCATCAGTCACGGCTGTTTGAAAAGCTGCTGATGCAAAACCGCATCCCCTATCGTATCTCCGGTGGTGATTCGTTTTTCTCGCGACCCGAGATCAAAGATTTGCTGGCGTACTTGCGAGTATTGACTAATCAGGATGATGACAGCGCATTTATGCGCATCGTCAATACACCAAAACGTGAGATAGGATCGGCGACCATCCAAAAACTGGGTGAATGGGCAAAGGTGCGTGATAAAAGCCTATTTCGCGCCAGCTTCGATTTGGGGTTGGGCGAGCATCTAAAAGGTCGGGGTCTGGAGTCATTGCAGCGGTTTACCCACTGGATGGAAGCTATTATCCGGCTAGTTGAACGCGAGCCGGTGGCGGCAGTGCGGGATCTGATCCACGGTATTGATTACGAGAGCTGGCTGTTCGAAACCTCGCCTAGCCCGAAGGCCGCAGAAATGCGAATGAAGAACGTCAATCTACTCTTCAGCTGGATGACCGAAATGTTGGAGGGGTCTGAGCTGAATGAGCCGATGTCGCTGACACAGGTGGTGACGCGCTTTACCCTACGCGACATGATGGAGCGGGGGGAGAGTGACGGCGAGCTGGATCAAGTGCAATTAATGACCCTGCATGCTTCCAAAGGGCTGGAATTCCCTTATGTGTTCTTAGTGGGCATGGAGGAGGGGTTGTTGCCGCACCAAAGTAGCATCGACGAAGATAATGTTGATGAGGAGCGGCGGTTAGCGTATGTGGGGATCACCCGCGCTCAGCGTGAGCTGTTCTTTACCCTCTGCAAAGAGCGGCGGCAGTATGGTGAGCTGATTCGCCCGGAACCGAGCCGCTTCCTGATGGAGTTACCGCAGGATGATTTGAAGTGGGACAATGAGCGCCAGGTGGTTAGCCCACAGGAGCGGATGCAAAAAGGCCAGAGTCATCTGGCCAATATTCGTGCTCAGTTAGCTAACGCCAAAAAACAGTAA